In Diabrotica undecimpunctata isolate CICGRU chromosome 4, icDiaUnde3, whole genome shotgun sequence, a single genomic region encodes these proteins:
- the LOC140438992 gene encoding uncharacterized protein gives METLPTVPCCSFYRKNRGPQIVVLPPEDAYVSDVGSSSDEEMDDSDLDPNFEPQSLLPHVPTETIEQHQNEDDEYDTDDEIPLSIRISNVKESNQKNRKKVGSNYNWVKENFQRNKIPIESEYEAPPNVLTPLQYFQMFWDDSITQYIAEQTCLYSTFTTGTSINTSSFEIITFIGIEILMGIIRMPSFEVYWLINTRYSIIADVMPIKRLKKLRRLIHFQDNSVNANQDRLFKIRYLLERIRSNCNKTVGENQYSIDEKMISYKGTKTGNLRQYLPKKPRKWGFKMFVRAGLPGIVYDFFIYTESSTFDHMVFSEK, from the exons ATGGAGACG CTTCCTACGGTTCCATGTtgcagtttttatagaaaaaacagAGGTCCTCAAATTGTGGTACTACCTCCTGAAGATGCGTACGTTTCAGATGTTGGATCATCTAGCGATGAGGAGATGGACGACAGTGATCTGGACCCTAATTTTGAACCACAAAGTTTACTTCCACACGTACCTACCGAAACAATCGAGCAACAtcaaaatgaagatgatgaaTATGACACGGATGATGAGATACCATTATCCATTAGAATTTCAAATGTGAAGGAAAGTaaccaaaaaaatagaaaaaaagttggGAGCAACTACAATTGGGTGAAAGAAAACTTTCAACGCAACAAAATCCCCATTGAAAGTGAGTATGAAGCTCCACCTAATGTACTTACACCTTTGCaatattttcaaatgttttgGGATGATTCTATTACGCAATATATTGCAGAACAAACGTGTCTCTACTCTACTTTTACAACCGGGACATCAATCAATACTTCTTCATTTGAAATTATAACATTTAtaggaatagaaattttaatgGGTATAATAAGAATGCCATCATTCGAAGTCTACTGGTTAATCAACACACGCTACAGTATTATAGCAGATGTGATgcccataaaaagattaaaaaaactaCGTAGACTAATACACTTCCAAGATAACAGTGTAAATGCCAACCAAGATCGTTTATTCAAAATCAGGTACCTTTTGGAAAGAATTCGATCAAACTGTAATAAAACTGTAGGAGAAAATCAGTATTCTATTGATGAAAAGATGATTAGTTACAAAGGAACCAAAACGGGAAATCTTCGCCAATACTTGCCGAAAAAACCTAGAAAGTGGGGTTTCAAAATGTTTGTAAGGGCAGGACTTCCTGGAATAGTTTACGACTTTTTTATTTACACGGAATCCTCTACATTCGATCATATGGTTTTTTCTGAAAAATAA